From the Solanum pennellii chromosome 4, SPENNV200 genome, one window contains:
- the LOC107015680 gene encoding pentatricopeptide repeat-containing protein At1g76280 isoform X1 yields the protein MPKLISKVRASSILQRFSKLNAIRNGGKEAGGYSQAMRTLTTSNGHVGEPVSRLGQKQIIDALVLGERRRAVSLLYEFSLGNNKLSADDFASILQSCARLPDPLFVMETWKIMEEKEINISDKCYALAVLALCKGGYLKEALSLMSIMGENTNCYSMLPIYNNFLAACYETQTVDYANQCMDLMEHQMVGKNEITYAQLLKLAVLQQNLSAVHEIWKECSKFYSLSLLSLRKFIWSFTELRDLNSAHTALQHMVRLAFTENSYISRTAEGRFCDLRLDIPAPSSGNWSFIDVSVDTAGSSNFDMERQSLGRKTLSASVVKLLRWSFNDVMHACAQVQNCDLAEQLMLQMQTLGLQPSGSTYDGFIRAIATTRGFSDGVEVLKVMKEKNIKPHDSTLAVLAVMCSRELELNLAEAFLAEMSKIHNPRPYNAFLEACDVLDRPERAVQILAKMKRLNLQPNIRTYELLFSLFGNVNAPYEEGNMLSQVDVAKRINAIEMDMMRNGIQHSHLSLRNVLKALGTEGMVKELIQYLRAAENRFSRYDTYMITPVYNTVLHSLVEAKESQVATQIFKSMVSSGVTPDAATYNIMIDGCSIVGCFRSALALISMMFRTGFNPQAVTLTGLLKILLRSEDFDGALELLNQGILEGIQLDVLLYNTIFQVAAEKGRIDVIELIVEHMHLQGVLPDPSTCSHVFTAYVDHGFYNTAMEALQVLSVRMIVEVEKDTDEKRTELENLILGEDSEDEPQILKTFKDSKEYLTVALLQLRWCAILGYPVSWSPSDSQWARRLSSNLASTNGLL from the exons ATGCCTAAACTTAT ATCAAAGGTTCGTGCCAGTTCGATATTGcaaagattttcaaaattaaatgcTATTCGAAAT GGAGGAAAGGAAGCTGGAGGCTACAGCCAAGCTATGAGAACTCTTACTACCTCAAATG GGCATGTCGGGGAGCCGGTTTCAAGATTAGGGCAAAAACAAATTATCGATGCACTTGTCTTGGGAGAGAGAAGAAGAGCTGTTAGTCTCCTGTATGAGTTTAGTCTTGGAAACAACAAATTGAGTGCTGATGATTTTGCTTCTATACTGCAGAGTTGTGCAAGACTGCCTGATCCATTA TTTGTGATGGAAACTTGGAAGATCATGGAGGAGAAGGAAATCAACATTAGTGACAAGTGTTATGCTCTTGCCGTTCTAGCACTCTGTAAAGGGGGTTACTTAAAGGAG GCACTCAGTTTGATGAGTATCATGGGAGAAAACACAAATTGTTATTCTATGTTGCCAATTTATAACAACTTCCTAGCTGCTTGTTATGAAACACAAACAGTAGATTATGCTAATCAATGTATGGATTTGATGGAGCATCAGATGGTGGGAAAGAATGAGATAACATATGCTCAGCTTCTCAAG CTTGCAGTTTTGCAGCAAAACCTGTCTGCTGTCCATGAAATCTGGAAGGAATGTAGTAAATTTTACAGTCTCAGCCTTCTATCTCTGAGGAAGTTTATATGGTCCTTCACGGAGCTGAGAGATCTGAATTCAGCCCACACAGCCTTACAGCACATGGTGAGATTGGCTTTTACGGAAAACTCTTACATTAGTAGAACTGCTGAGGGGAGGTTTTGTGATTTAAGATTGGATATTCCAGCACCTTCCTCTGGCAATTGGAGTTTCATCGATGTATCTGTCGACACCGCGGGTAGCAGCAATTTTGATATGGAAAGACAAAGTCTTGGCAGAAAAACATTAAGTGCATCTGTTGTGAAGCTTTTGAGGTGGTCCTTCAATGATGTTATGCATGCTTGTGCACAAGTTCAAAATTGTGATTTGGCTGAACAGTTGATGTTACAG ATGCAAACTCTTGGTTTGCAACCATCAGGGAGTACATATGATGGCTTCATTAGGGCAATTGCTACCACAAGAGGCTTTAGTGATGGAGTGGAAGTG CTAAAGGttatgaaagagaaaaatattaagcCTCATGATTCAACTCTTGCTGTTTTAGCAGTCATGTGCAGCAGAGAGTTGGAACTCAATCTAGCAGAGGCTTTCTTGGCTGAGATGTCCAAAATCCATAATCCTCGTCCTTATAATGCTTTTCTTGAAGCATGTGATGTTCTG GATCGGCCCGAACGAGCAGTCCAGATATTGGCTAAGATGAAAAGGTTGAATCTTCAGCCAAATATCAGGACATATGAGTTGCTATTCTCACTGTTTGGTAATGTAAATGCACCTTATGAAGAGGGCAACATGCTGTCACAAGTGGATGTTGCTAAAAGGATAAATGCTATAGAAATGGACATGATGAGGAATGGCATTCAGCACAGTCATCTGTCGTTGAGGAATGTG TTGAAAGCGCTTGGAACAGAAGGGATGGTAAAGGAGCTGATTCAATATTTACGTGCTGCAGAGAATCGGTTTTCTCGTTATGACACCTATATGATAACACCTGTCTATAATACAGTTTTACACTCCCTTGTTGAGGCTAAAGAG agtCAAGTGGCAACACAGATATTCAAATCAATGGTGTCTTCTGGAGTTACACCTGATGCTGCAACATATAACATCATGATTGACGGCTGTAGCATTGTTGGATGTTTCAGATCTGCACTTGCCCTGATCTCTATGATGTTCCGCACTGGTTTCAACCCTCAAGCAGTGACTTTAACTGGTCTGTTAAAG ATATTGTTGAGATCTGAGGACTTCGATGGAGCATTAGAATTGTTGAATCAAGGAATTTTAGAAGGGATCCAGCTTGATGTACTTCTATATAACACCATTTTTCAAGTGGCAGCTGAGAAg GGAAGAATAGATGTCATCGAACTCATTGTTGAGCACATGCACCTCCAAGGGGTTCTCCCAGATCCATCAACATGCAGTCATGTTTTCACTGCATATGTAGACCATGGATTCTATAACACTGCCATGGAAGCTTTGCAAGTTTTGAGTGTGCGAATGATTGTTGAGGTTGAGAAAGATACAGATGAAAAACGGACTGAACTTGAAAATCTAATTCTTGGTGAAGACTCGGAAGATGAGCCCCAGATTCTTAAGACTTTTAAAGACTCGAAAGAATATCTTACTGTTGCCTTACTGCAATTAAGATGGTGCGCCATACTTGGATATCCAGTATCTTGGTCACCTTCAGACAGTCAATGGGCCAGGAGACTTTCAAGTAATCTTGCTTCAACAAACGGTCTTCTATGA
- the LOC107015680 gene encoding pentatricopeptide repeat-containing protein At1g76280 isoform X2 — protein MSCARLPDPLFVMETWKIMEEKEINISDKCYALAVLALCKGGYLKEALSLMSIMGENTNCYSMLPIYNNFLAACYETQTVDYANQCMDLMEHQMVGKNEITYAQLLKLAVLQQNLSAVHEIWKECSKFYSLSLLSLRKFIWSFTELRDLNSAHTALQHMVRLAFTENSYISRTAEGRFCDLRLDIPAPSSGNWSFIDVSVDTAGSSNFDMERQSLGRKTLSASVVKLLRWSFNDVMHACAQVQNCDLAEQLMLQMQTLGLQPSGSTYDGFIRAIATTRGFSDGVEVLKVMKEKNIKPHDSTLAVLAVMCSRELELNLAEAFLAEMSKIHNPRPYNAFLEACDVLDRPERAVQILAKMKRLNLQPNIRTYELLFSLFGNVNAPYEEGNMLSQVDVAKRINAIEMDMMRNGIQHSHLSLRNVLKALGTEGMVKELIQYLRAAENRFSRYDTYMITPVYNTVLHSLVEAKESQVATQIFKSMVSSGVTPDAATYNIMIDGCSIVGCFRSALALISMMFRTGFNPQAVTLTGLLKILLRSEDFDGALELLNQGILEGIQLDVLLYNTIFQVAAEKGRIDVIELIVEHMHLQGVLPDPSTCSHVFTAYVDHGFYNTAMEALQVLSVRMIVEVEKDTDEKRTELENLILGEDSEDEPQILKTFKDSKEYLTVALLQLRWCAILGYPVSWSPSDSQWARRLSSNLASTNGLL, from the exons ATG AGTTGTGCAAGACTGCCTGATCCATTA TTTGTGATGGAAACTTGGAAGATCATGGAGGAGAAGGAAATCAACATTAGTGACAAGTGTTATGCTCTTGCCGTTCTAGCACTCTGTAAAGGGGGTTACTTAAAGGAG GCACTCAGTTTGATGAGTATCATGGGAGAAAACACAAATTGTTATTCTATGTTGCCAATTTATAACAACTTCCTAGCTGCTTGTTATGAAACACAAACAGTAGATTATGCTAATCAATGTATGGATTTGATGGAGCATCAGATGGTGGGAAAGAATGAGATAACATATGCTCAGCTTCTCAAG CTTGCAGTTTTGCAGCAAAACCTGTCTGCTGTCCATGAAATCTGGAAGGAATGTAGTAAATTTTACAGTCTCAGCCTTCTATCTCTGAGGAAGTTTATATGGTCCTTCACGGAGCTGAGAGATCTGAATTCAGCCCACACAGCCTTACAGCACATGGTGAGATTGGCTTTTACGGAAAACTCTTACATTAGTAGAACTGCTGAGGGGAGGTTTTGTGATTTAAGATTGGATATTCCAGCACCTTCCTCTGGCAATTGGAGTTTCATCGATGTATCTGTCGACACCGCGGGTAGCAGCAATTTTGATATGGAAAGACAAAGTCTTGGCAGAAAAACATTAAGTGCATCTGTTGTGAAGCTTTTGAGGTGGTCCTTCAATGATGTTATGCATGCTTGTGCACAAGTTCAAAATTGTGATTTGGCTGAACAGTTGATGTTACAG ATGCAAACTCTTGGTTTGCAACCATCAGGGAGTACATATGATGGCTTCATTAGGGCAATTGCTACCACAAGAGGCTTTAGTGATGGAGTGGAAGTG CTAAAGGttatgaaagagaaaaatattaagcCTCATGATTCAACTCTTGCTGTTTTAGCAGTCATGTGCAGCAGAGAGTTGGAACTCAATCTAGCAGAGGCTTTCTTGGCTGAGATGTCCAAAATCCATAATCCTCGTCCTTATAATGCTTTTCTTGAAGCATGTGATGTTCTG GATCGGCCCGAACGAGCAGTCCAGATATTGGCTAAGATGAAAAGGTTGAATCTTCAGCCAAATATCAGGACATATGAGTTGCTATTCTCACTGTTTGGTAATGTAAATGCACCTTATGAAGAGGGCAACATGCTGTCACAAGTGGATGTTGCTAAAAGGATAAATGCTATAGAAATGGACATGATGAGGAATGGCATTCAGCACAGTCATCTGTCGTTGAGGAATGTG TTGAAAGCGCTTGGAACAGAAGGGATGGTAAAGGAGCTGATTCAATATTTACGTGCTGCAGAGAATCGGTTTTCTCGTTATGACACCTATATGATAACACCTGTCTATAATACAGTTTTACACTCCCTTGTTGAGGCTAAAGAG agtCAAGTGGCAACACAGATATTCAAATCAATGGTGTCTTCTGGAGTTACACCTGATGCTGCAACATATAACATCATGATTGACGGCTGTAGCATTGTTGGATGTTTCAGATCTGCACTTGCCCTGATCTCTATGATGTTCCGCACTGGTTTCAACCCTCAAGCAGTGACTTTAACTGGTCTGTTAAAG ATATTGTTGAGATCTGAGGACTTCGATGGAGCATTAGAATTGTTGAATCAAGGAATTTTAGAAGGGATCCAGCTTGATGTACTTCTATATAACACCATTTTTCAAGTGGCAGCTGAGAAg GGAAGAATAGATGTCATCGAACTCATTGTTGAGCACATGCACCTCCAAGGGGTTCTCCCAGATCCATCAACATGCAGTCATGTTTTCACTGCATATGTAGACCATGGATTCTATAACACTGCCATGGAAGCTTTGCAAGTTTTGAGTGTGCGAATGATTGTTGAGGTTGAGAAAGATACAGATGAAAAACGGACTGAACTTGAAAATCTAATTCTTGGTGAAGACTCGGAAGATGAGCCCCAGATTCTTAAGACTTTTAAAGACTCGAAAGAATATCTTACTGTTGCCTTACTGCAATTAAGATGGTGCGCCATACTTGGATATCCAGTATCTTGGTCACCTTCAGACAGTCAATGGGCCAGGAGACTTTCAAGTAATCTTGCTTCAACAAACGGTCTTCTATGA